In Brevundimonas sp. SGAir0440, one DNA window encodes the following:
- a CDS encoding Mrp/NBP35 family ATP-binding protein, protein MVERTAVIAALDAIIDPVSGQGLVAAGLVQGLVVAEDRAGFALEVDRSQAAAYAPVRDAAEAALKAIPGMARVSVILTAETKPAAAPRTAGLSKAAVDQGRAKAPVPTDRPAHVRRVLAVASGKGGVGKSTVAVNLAAALSARGLSVGILDADVYGPSLPTMLGISGQPAYEDGAIVPHVAHGLKAMSVGLLTKMDDAMIWRGPMASQAITQMLTQTRWGTADAPLDVLVVDLPPGTGDVQLTLIQKTPLDGAVIVSTPQEVALADARRAHTLFQRVNVPTFGLIENMSGPVFGEGGGKAEAERLSIPFLGALPLDVALREGGDAGRPSVATDPQGDIADRFAEIAARVSSALGL, encoded by the coding sequence CCGGTCTTGTTCAGGGTCTGGTCGTGGCCGAGGATCGCGCGGGGTTTGCTCTGGAAGTCGATCGCAGCCAGGCCGCCGCCTACGCGCCGGTTCGTGACGCGGCGGAGGCTGCGCTGAAGGCCATTCCCGGCATGGCGCGCGTCTCGGTCATTCTGACCGCCGAGACCAAGCCTGCTGCTGCGCCGCGCACGGCGGGCCTGTCCAAGGCGGCGGTCGATCAGGGCCGCGCCAAGGCCCCGGTCCCGACCGACCGTCCCGCGCATGTTCGCCGCGTCCTGGCCGTCGCCAGTGGAAAAGGCGGGGTCGGCAAGTCCACCGTTGCGGTGAACTTGGCTGCCGCGCTTTCGGCGCGCGGGCTTTCGGTCGGCATTCTCGACGCCGATGTCTATGGGCCGTCGCTGCCGACCATGCTGGGCATCAGCGGCCAACCCGCCTACGAGGACGGCGCCATCGTGCCGCACGTCGCTCACGGGTTGAAGGCCATGTCGGTCGGCCTTTTGACCAAGATGGACGACGCCATGATCTGGCGCGGACCCATGGCGTCGCAGGCCATCACACAGATGCTGACCCAGACGCGTTGGGGAACGGCTGATGCGCCGCTGGACGTGCTGGTGGTCGATCTGCCGCCGGGCACGGGCGATGTCCAGCTGACGCTGATCCAGAAGACGCCCCTGGATGGGGCGGTAATCGTTTCGACGCCGCAGGAAGTCGCTCTGGCCGATGCCCGGCGCGCCCACACCCTGTTTCAGCGCGTCAATGTCCCGACGTTTGGCCTGATCGAGAACATGAGCGGGCCAGTCTTTGGCGAAGGCGGGGGCAAGGCCGAGGCCGAGCGCCTGTCCATCCCATTCTTAGGCGCCTTGCCGCTGGACGTCGCCTTGCGAGAGGGCGGCGATGCGGGACGACCGTCGGTCGCAACCGATCCGCAGGGCGATATCGCCGACCGCTTCGCCGAAATCGCCGCGCGCGTGTCCTCTGCGCTCGGGCTATAG
- a CDS encoding NADH:flavin oxidoreductase yields MSLEALFSPFTIKGLTLPNRIVMAPMTRSFSPNGIPTSDVAAYYRRRAEGGVGLIVTEGTVVERPAARNDANVPVFHGEALPEWKSVVEEVHAAGGLIAPQIWHVGSARGRGDDWAPLGKVDSPSGMTMPGKTRLEPMTEEDVADTIAAFGRSARAARDLGFDAVEIHGAHGYLIDQFFWGGLNAREDRWGGPTIADRARFGAEVVKAVREGVGDDIPVILRLSQWKLQDYTARIAETPEQMVEWLTPLSDAGVDVFHCSQRRFWEPEFEGSDLNFAGWTKKLMGKPTITVGSVGLDGEFIAAFGGEGSKPASLDGLLRRLENEEFDLVAVGRALLADPQWVAKIRDGREDELRNFERSDLMTLS; encoded by the coding sequence ATGAGCCTCGAAGCCCTGTTCAGCCCCTTCACGATCAAGGGGCTGACCCTGCCCAACCGCATCGTCATGGCGCCCATGACGCGGTCCTTCTCGCCGAACGGCATCCCGACCTCCGACGTCGCCGCCTATTATCGCCGTCGGGCCGAGGGCGGGGTGGGACTGATCGTGACCGAGGGCACGGTCGTCGAGCGCCCGGCGGCGCGCAACGACGCCAATGTTCCGGTCTTCCACGGCGAAGCGTTGCCGGAATGGAAGTCCGTGGTGGAAGAGGTTCATGCCGCCGGCGGTCTGATCGCGCCGCAGATCTGGCACGTGGGCTCGGCCCGCGGACGCGGCGATGACTGGGCGCCTCTGGGCAAGGTGGACAGTCCGTCGGGCATGACCATGCCGGGCAAGACCAGGCTGGAGCCGATGACGGAGGAGGACGTCGCCGACACAATCGCCGCTTTCGGCCGATCGGCCCGCGCGGCTCGCGACCTCGGCTTCGACGCCGTCGAAATCCACGGCGCCCACGGCTATCTGATCGATCAGTTCTTCTGGGGCGGCCTGAATGCGCGCGAGGACCGCTGGGGCGGACCGACCATCGCTGACCGCGCCCGATTCGGCGCCGAGGTCGTGAAGGCGGTGCGTGAAGGCGTGGGCGACGACATCCCCGTCATCCTGCGCCTGTCGCAATGGAAGCTTCAGGATTACACGGCTCGCATCGCCGAGACGCCGGAACAGATGGTCGAGTGGCTGACCCCGCTGTCGGACGCCGGCGTGGACGTCTTCCACTGCTCGCAGCGCCGCTTCTGGGAGCCGGAGTTCGAAGGCTCGGACCTGAACTTCGCCGGCTGGACCAAGAAGCTGATGGGCAAGCCCACGATCACCGTCGGATCCGTGGGCCTGGACGGCGAGTTCATAGCGGCCTTCGGCGGCGAAGGTTCAAAGCCCGCTTCGCTGGACGGTCTGCTGCGCCGTCTGGAGAACGAGGAGTTCGACCTGGTCGCCGTCGGCCGCGCGCTGCTGGCCGATCCTCAGTGGGTCGCGAAGATCCGCGACGGTCGCGAAGACGAGCTGCGCAACTTCGAGCGTTCGGACCTGATGACCCTGTCCTGA